A genomic segment from Glycine soja cultivar W05 chromosome 18, ASM419377v2, whole genome shotgun sequence encodes:
- the LOC114394451 gene encoding adenylosuccinate synthetase 2, chloroplastic-like, producing MQHSAPHLPPLSLPHSKHRCMLREARRASPTKLATADTSGSLIGALSQVFDLLGCQWGNEGKGKLVDILAQHFEIIARCQINGFSSLNLTKLDVLSYLEEIQLGVSYKLVDGTPIKSFLSDLRLLEQLKVEYEVLPGWKYDISSIRNYSDLPKAARLYVERIEELVGVPSHYIGIGPGCDALIYK from the exons ATGCAGCACTCAGCACCTCATCTCCCTCCGCTAAGTTTGCCCCACTCGAAACATCGTTGTATGCTTCGCGAAGCCCGTCGCGCCTCCCCCACCAAGCTCGCTACTGCCGACACCTCTGGCAGCCTCATCGGGGCGCTGAGCCAGGTCTTTGACTTGCTAGGTTGCCAGTGGGGCAACGAGGGAAAAGGGAAACTCGTCGACATATTGGCCCAGCACTTCGAAATCATTGCTCGCTGCCAG ATCAATGGTTTCTCATCGTTGAATCTTACCAAGTTGGATGTTTTATCATATCTTGAAGAAATACAGTTGGGTGTCTCTTACAAACTTGTTGATGGCACTCCAATCAAATCATTCCTTTCAGATCTCCGTCTTCTTGAGCAACTGAAG gTGGAATATGAAGTACTTCCTGGATGGAAATATGATATTTCTTCCATAAGAAACTATTCTGACCTTCCAAAAGCTGCAAGGCTGTATGTGGAAAGGATAGAAGAACTTGTGGGGGTCCCTAGTCACTACATTGGTATTGGGCCTGGATGTGATGCTCTCATATACAAATGA